Genomic DNA from Mustelus asterias unplaced genomic scaffold, sMusAst1.hap1.1 HAP1_SCAFFOLD_1410, whole genome shotgun sequence:
agacagagagatagcgagccagagacagagagatagcgagccagagacagagagatagcgagccagagacagagagatagcgagccagagacagagagatagcgagccagagacagagagatagcgagccagagacagagcgagccagagacagagagagagtgagccagagacggagagagagagagcgaaccagatacggagagagagagagagagagtgaaccagagacggagagagagagagcgagccagtgacggagagagagcgaaccagagacggagagagagagagcgaaccagagggagagagagagagagagcgaaccagagacggagagagagagagcaagctagacacagagagagcgagccagagacggagagagagagagagagcgagccggagacggagagagagagagagccagagacggagagagagagagagagagcgagccagagacggagagagagagagagcgaaccagatacggagagagagagagcgagccagagacggagagagagagagagcgaaccagatacggagagagagagagcgagccagagacggagaaagagagagcgagccagagacggagagagagagagcgagccagagacggagagagagagcgagcgagccagagacggagagagagagagtgaaccagagacggagaaagagagagcgagccagagagagagagcaatccagagatggagagagagagagagatggagagggagagagagagccagagatggagagagagagagagagcgaaccagagacggagagagagagagagcgagacagagagcgagccacagacacagagagagagagagagccagagacggagagagagagccagagatggagagagggagcgagccagagatggggaaagagagagagagcgagccagagatggagagagagcgagccagagacggagagagagagagagagagcgagcgagcgagcgagccagagacggagagagagagagagagcgaaccagagacggggagagagagagagagcgaaccagagacggagagagagagagcgagccagagacggagagagagcgaaccagagacggagagagagagagagcgaaccagagacggggagagagagagagcgaaccagagacggagagagagagagtgagccagagacggagagagagagaaccagagacggagagagcatgagccagagacggagagagagggagcgagccagagagagtgagagagcgagtcagagagagggaaagagcgagccagagacggaaagagacagagcgagccagagagagagagcgaaccagagatggagagagagagcgcgaaccagagagagagagagcgaaccagagagagagagcgaaccagagacagcgagagagagcgagccagagacggagagagagagagagagcgagccagagagagagcgaaccagagagagagagccagagacagagagagccagagggagggggagagacagaggaagagggagggagtgagagggagcaggagaGGCAAAGAATTAAAATCagagaatcacacagcacaggagaggcccttcggcccatcgagtctgcactgacacatgagaaacacctgaccttccatctcctaatcccatttaccagccctTGGCCATAGCCCTGAATGATATTTCGTGCCGAGTGCTCACCCAGGTActtgttaaaggatgtgaggcatcccgcctccaccatcctcccaggcagcgcattccagaccctcaccaccctctgggtaaaaaacattTTCCACAAATCCCCCTCAAAGGGAGGGGAATTCCCAGAGTGTGGGACCCCAGGCAGCGGAAGCCCCACCCCACTGGAGAGCGGCAAGAGGTGCTGAGATTGAGCGAGGGTCGATTCCAGATGATCAGAGATTCAGCATTGGTTTTTATTAAGATCGAAGGGGAAGAGCCCGCCTGACAAAACGCCAAACGACCCCTTGCCAACACCTCCCAGTGCTGCTGAAGTCCCGGGTGGCTAACGCACAGCGCAAAGCGACACGGCCACAGGAACAGCGGTGATCTTCTGGCTCCACGTGGGAGCCGCGAGTTGTGCCCAAACGGTGGGTGCTCCCTCAGGATTCCCCGCTAGCAGCCCAGCCAGGGATCCTGGCGGTTTTTCCTCATCAGAAACGCCAGCTTCCTGGCCATCTCCATGTTGTAGATGCGGCGGCAATTCTCGTAGTTCTCCCGGATGCGTTTGCGGCAAGGTTTCTCGTAGTAACGCCGGCGTTTCGCCTCGTCAATTATCCCGTCCGTGGTCAGAatgctgggaggggaggggtgggggggcgggcaggagtAAGAGCAAAAATTAGTCCCCACGCACTGTTAAAACTGAGACCCTTCCCCATTCCAATTCATCCCCCCGCACACCCTGCTCGGAGcgccgtactgtgggagggtcggtgctgagggagcgccgcactgtgggagggtcagtgctgagggagcgtcgcactgtgggagggtcagtgctgagggagcgccgcactgtgggagggtcagtgctgagggagcgccgcactgtgggagggtcagtgctgagggagcgccgcactgtgggagggtcagtgctgagggagcgccgcactgtgggagggtcagtgctgagggagcgccgcactgtgggagggtcagtgctgagggagcgccacactgtgggagggtcagtgctgagggagcgccacactgtgggagggtcagtgctgagggagcgccgcactgtgggagggtcagtgctgagggagcgccgcactgtgggagggtcagtgctgagggagcgccgcactgtgggagcgtcagtgctgagggagcgccgcactgtgggagcgtcagtgctgagggagcgccgcactgtgggagggtcagtgctgagggagcgccgcactgtgggagggtcagtgctgagggagcgccgcactgtgggagggtcagtgctgagggagcgctgcactgtgggagggttcatgctgagggaacgccgcactgtgggagggtcagcgctgagggagcgccgcactgtgggagggtcagtaggGGGTCTGGGAGGGTCTGAGGGAAGGGGATGGAGGGGTCAAGGCCGGAAGGTCacgggtaagggggggggggggtggggggtaactcAGGTGACTTTCCAGCCCTAAGGTCAGGACATTCGACTGCATGGGGCAGCACAATTGTTAATAGCTTAATGACCCCCTTGGCCGAATAGCCCAGTCTCCAGCGGTCAGGAagagggtcgggggaggggtgggggggtcgggggaggggtgggggggtcgggggaggggtgggggttcgggggaggggtgggggggtcgggggaggggtgggggggtcgggggaggggtgggggggtcgggggaggggtgggggggtcagagggAAGCGAGGGTTTGGGGGTCAGGGGTCAAGAGGAGGCACGGGGGTCAGAGGGAAGGAGGGTTTGGGGGTAGGGGTCAAGAGGATCAGGGGTCAGGTGAGGGTCAGGAGTCAAGGGGAAGGGGGATAATTTCCGTGATTTCCCAGTCCAATGGTCAAGATATTCGACTGGGTGGGTCATCACACTGGTTAATAGCGTGACGCCCCCCTTGGCCGAATAGCCCAGCC
This window encodes:
- the mrps21 gene encoding small ribosomal subunit protein bS21m: MAAHARFVARTVMVQGGDVEAAYRSLTRILTTDGIIDEAKRRRYYEKPCRKRIRENYENCRRIYNMEMARKLAFLMRKNRQDPWLGC